A window of the Cloacibacillus sp. An23 genome harbors these coding sequences:
- a CDS encoding CoA transferase, protein MKGILDGVKVLGLEQQVAGPTCTMMLADQGAEVLKVERPGMGDTAREMAPLLKNDHGGVQSGYFARFNRGKKSITVDMQSPDGQAVLWDLIKEADIVIENMKPGLMDKLGFTYDKIKEVNPGLIYVAISGFGRSKKYEGPYAKRLAYDIIAQAMAGLMYTCGSDPQGPPTWLGFALGDSGTGVYAAYAAMLGYVNKLRTGKGEFFDVSMYDCMVALAERSHNVYAFTGNVVTRGPDKLIAPWGPFKCKDGYVAIIVPTESMWKKFLTAIDHLELLENPEIQSGPGRGKYMETLIRPIINEWLADKTKVEACEIFMSHGLPCGPVQSSEDVAHDEHTKKRQMIVTLPDPIIGEISMVGCPIKMEEHEPTYKPLPNLGADTDEVLKKIGYSDEKIKELHEKKAI, encoded by the coding sequence ATGAAAGGAATACTTGACGGAGTAAAAGTCCTCGGACTTGAGCAGCAGGTCGCAGGCCCGACCTGCACCATGATGCTCGCCGACCAGGGCGCGGAAGTGCTCAAGGTCGAGCGTCCGGGCATGGGAGACACGGCGCGCGAAATGGCGCCGCTGCTCAAAAACGACCACGGCGGAGTGCAGAGCGGATACTTCGCGCGCTTCAACCGCGGCAAAAAGAGCATCACGGTAGACATGCAGTCCCCCGACGGACAGGCCGTCCTCTGGGACCTCATCAAAGAGGCCGACATCGTTATAGAAAACATGAAGCCCGGACTCATGGACAAGCTCGGCTTCACCTATGACAAAATCAAGGAAGTCAACCCCGGCCTCATCTACGTCGCGATAAGCGGCTTCGGACGCTCCAAGAAATACGAAGGCCCCTACGCGAAGCGCCTCGCATACGACATAATAGCGCAGGCTATGGCCGGCCTCATGTACACCTGCGGAAGCGACCCGCAGGGCCCGCCGACCTGGCTCGGCTTCGCGCTCGGCGACTCCGGCACCGGCGTATACGCCGCTTACGCCGCGATGCTCGGCTACGTCAACAAGCTCCGCACCGGCAAAGGCGAATTTTTCGACGTCTCGATGTACGACTGCATGGTCGCGCTCGCCGAGCGTTCGCACAACGTCTACGCCTTCACCGGCAACGTCGTAACGAGAGGCCCGGACAAGCTAATCGCTCCGTGGGGCCCCTTCAAGTGCAAGGACGGCTACGTCGCCATCATCGTCCCGACTGAATCCATGTGGAAGAAATTCCTCACCGCCATCGACCACCTCGAGCTGCTTGAGAACCCCGAGATACAGTCCGGCCCGGGACGCGGCAAATACATGGAAACGCTCATCCGTCCCATCATCAACGAATGGCTCGCCGACAAGACGAAGGTCGAAGCCTGCGAGATATTCATGTCGCACGGGCTGCCCTGCGGACCGGTGCAGAGCTCCGAGGACGTGGCGCACGACGAACACACCAAGAAGCGCCAGATGATAGTCACTCTTCCCGACCCGATCATCGGCGAGATATCGATGGTCGGCTGCCCGATAAAGATGGAAGAGCACGAGCCGACCTACAAGCCGCTCCCGAACCTCGGCGCCGACACGGACGAAGTCCTCAAGAAGATCGGCTACAGCGACGAAAAGATAAAAGAGCTCCACGAGAAGAAAGCCATATAA